GCGGTTGGTGCGATGCCGGTACGGCGCCGGTTCCCGGTACCCGGATCGTGTCCTCGGAGCGCCCCGACCCGGTGTCCCCGCTCGTGCTCGCCATCGTTGACCCGCCCGATTCAGAACCCGCAGCGCAAGGCCAGAACCCGGGCTGGCGCCCAGAGCCCTATCCCGGGCCCAGATAGGGCCATCAGCACCAGCTGCGTTTGCCGGGCTGGCACCCATGGCCCTATCCGGGGTCCGGATAGGGCTACCAGGACCAGCCGGGTAGCGAAGGGCGGGCAGGTGGCGTTGCCGGGCTCGCCGACCCGGGGTCCGGACAGGGCCATAGGTGCCAGCCGGACAACACAGGGCGGGTAGGCGCGGTGTTGCCCGGGCTCGCCGGCTGCGGCCTACCGGAAAAGTCGGACTTGGGCGGTGACTGGGCAGCGGACAGCAAGCGGGTGCGGGCCGGATCTGACTGGGGTCACCGGCTGGCCGTGACCGGCGGCCGGAGCCACAACCAGCGGCGGCGTGGCCTGGCACGCCGACCCCGACCACCGACGGCGTGGCCTGGCACGCCGACCCCGACCAACGACGGCATGGCCTGGCACGCCGACCCCGACCAGCGACGGCATGGCCTGGCGTGCCGACCGCGACCAGCCGCCGGCCGTGACCGGCGGCGGTGATCATGACTGGGGTTAGCGGGGGTTGTTGGCGACCGCGTCGAGGGCGGCCACCGCCGCACCCCGGGCACCGGCCATGTCCAGGTCGGCGACCAGGGCGAACGTCGCCGCCTTGGCCTGCTCGTCGCGGAGCTGCGTGTTCTCCCGGACGGTGTTGAGGAACCACTGCCGGAAGTGCGGGGCGGCCTCGACCACGCCGCCGCCCAAGAAGTATGCCGAGGGGTCGGTGAAGTTGGCCGCGATGGTGAACAGCTTGCCGATCGCCTTCGCCTGCTGACCGAAGACGGCCATCGCCAGCGGATCTTCCTTCTCGCCGTAACCGCGCAGCAGCTTCGCCGCCTTGCCGATCGGCTCGGCCGCGAGCGGGTGCTCCGGGAAGCGGGTCAACCAGTACGGCAACAGGTTGTTCTTGATCCCGGTCAGCGACGCGATCGCCTCGACGTCGCCGGCGAACCCGCAGTTGCAGACCGGCACCGGCTGGTCGTCCTCGAGCACGCCGTGGAGCGGGATCTGCACGTGCCCGAGCTCGCCGGCCATCCCGGCCGCGCCGCGGATCACCTTCCCGTTCTCCACCACTCCCCCGCCGAGGCCGGTGCCGACGATCGCGGCGACCGACGAGGTCTCCAGCGCGGCGGTCCCGAAGTGCCGGTGGTGGGCGTAGAGCGCGGCCGCGTTCGCGTCGTTGTTGTAGATCACCGGCAGGCCGAGCCGGGCCTCGAGCGCGCCCCGGATGTCGAATCCGTGCCAGGACACCTGGTTGAAGTTCGTCGCGCCCTTGGACGAGATCACCCCGTGCGCGCTGGCCGGGCCGGGCGTGTCCAGGCCGACCGCGCGGACCAGGGACAGCGGGGTGCTGGTCAGCTCCAGGATCCCGGCGAACGCGTCGGCGAGCGCCTCCACGGCCGACTCCGGTCCGTCGAGGACGCGCGACGGGTTCTCCACCATGTTGTTCACCAGGAACTGGCCCGTCGCGTCGAGGACGGTGGCGTTGTTGCAGGTGCCACCGTTGTCGAGACCGACGACGACCCAGGACGAGGGGGTGAGTACCGTTTCAGCCTGATCCACGGGTGAGACTCTACGTCCGTCACCGGTGTCCGGTCACGGGTGCGCGCGGATTGCGGGAACGTTAGTCACGGTTGCGGTCCCGACGGCCCCGTCCGCACGGGCCGAATCGAACGGCATGACGACGACCCGCCGCACTCTGCTCGCCGGATCCGCCGCCATCACCGCCGGGTTGATCATGGAGACGCCGGCCGCGGCGGCGGAGAAGACCCCGGGCGCCGCGGCGGAGAAGACCCCGGCACGACCCACCGCGACACAGAGCAGCGACCCGATCGCGCACCTACTGCGCCGCGCCACCTTCGGCGCCACCCCGGCCACCCTCGCCGAGGCCCGCAAGCTCGGCGCCGCGCAGTGGCTGGACCGCCAGCTGAACCCGCGGAAGATCGACGACACCGCCTGCGACCAGCTGCTGAAGCGACTCCCCCAGGCCCACGCCACCCCGGCCGCGGTCCGCGCCGCCCTCCCCAAGGACTCCTACGACGGGTTCCGCCAGCTGGGCCAGGCGATCATCGCCCGCGCCGCGTGGAGCGAGCGCCAGCTGTTCGAGACGGTCGCCGGCTTCTGGGCCAACCACCTGCACGTCGCGGCCCCGAGCAGCGGTGTCTGGGACACCCGCGGCGACTACGACGCCCAGGTGATCCGCAAGCACACCTTCGGCCGGTTCGCCGACATGCTCAAGGACGCGGCCCGGCACCCGGCCATGCTCACCTACCTGGACCAGCGCTCGTCGGCCAAGGCGCACCCGAACGAGAACTACGCCCGGGAGCTGATGGAGCTGCACACCGTCGGCCTCGCCTACGACGAGTCCGACGTGCGGGACGCCGCGCGGCTGCTGACCGGGATGACGGTGAGCAAGGCCGGCAATTACGTGTACGACGCGTCCCGGCACGCCACCGGCCCGGTCGACATCCTGGGGTTCCGGCACGCCAACCCGGCCGCCGACGGCGAGTCCGTGGCGCTGGCCTTCCTCGACCACCTGGCGAAACACCCCAAGACCGCCGAGCTGCTGGCCCGCAAGCTGTGCGTCCGGTTCGTCGCCGACGAGCCGCCCGCCGCGCTGGTCACCCGCCTGGCCAAGGTCTACCTGGACAACGGCACCGCGATCGTCCCGGTCCTGCGCGCCCTGTTCACCTCCGCGGAGTTCGCCGCCGCGGCCGGGCAGAAGGTCCGCACCCCGTTCGAGGACCTGGTCGCCGCCGTCCGCGCCCTCGGGCTGAAGCCGGAGAAGGACGGCACCAAGGGGCTGAGCTCGCTCTACGACATCCTGGTCGCGGCCGGGAACGCCCCGCTGCGCTGGGCCCCGCCGAACGGGTTCCCGGACGCCGCGGCGGTCTGGGCGTCGCCCTCCGCGTTCCTGATGCGCTGCAACCTGCACCTGAACCTGGCCGCCGGTTGGTACCCGAAGCAGCTGACCCGCCCCGCCGACCTGCTGAAGTCCCTGGTCCCGGCGCTGCCGGCGACCTACGGCGAGCTGGTCGACGCGCTCGCCACCCGGCTGATCGGGGCCCGGCTGCCGGCCGCGCACACCGCCGCCGTGCTCAGCGTCGCCGGAAAGCTGCCGACCAGTGCTGTCGACAAGAACGTCGCGGGCCACGCGCCTTACCTGATCGCGCTGGTGCTCGACGCGCCGTCCTTCCAGCTGAGGTGATCATGAAGACCGAACTCTGCTGCCCCGAGCTGTCCCGCCGCGCGGTGCTGGGCGCCGCGCTGACCGGGCTGGCCGGCGCCACGCTGAGCACCAGGGTCGCCTTCGCCGCCGAGGGGCCGGCCTACACCGGCGACACCCTGGTGGTGATCTCGCTGCGCGGCGGCTTCGACGGCCTGTCGGCGATCGCCCCGATCGGCGACCCCGGGTACTACCAGGCACGGCCGGCTATCGGCGTACCGAAGAATCTGGTGATCGGGGGTGACGGAACCTTCGGCCTGCACCCGGCGCTCGCCCCGATTCTGCCGCTCTGGAAGAGCGGGAAGCTGGCCGCGGTGCACGCGGTCGGGCAGCCGAACCCGACGCGCTCGCACTTCGCCGCGATGGAGGCGATGGAGAACGCCGCGCCCGGCACCTCGATCCGCAGCGGCTGGCTGGACCGGATGCTCGGGCTGACCGGCGCGACCGCGCCGCTGGCCGGTGTCTCGCTGGGGCACGCGATGCCCGCGCGGCTCATGCTGGGCGCCGCGGACGACGTGGCGATGACCGGAATCGACGACTTCACCCTGGCCGGCAACGACAAGCGCCCGATGGCCGCCGCGTTGCGCGCGATGTATGCCGACGCGCCTGCGGCGCTGGCCGCTCCCGCCCGGTCCGCCGATCGCGCGCTGTCCGCCACCCAGCAGATCAAAGGCTTGGCGTACGCCGTGAGCAGCGGCGCCGCCTATCCCGGCACCGAGCTGGGCGCCGCCCTGCGTGACGTGGCCCGGCTGGTCAAGTCGAAGGCCGGTCTCGTCACGGCGGCCGTCGACTGCGGCGACTGGGACATGCACGAGGGCCTCGGCACGGTGGTCAAGGGCCAGCGGATGTTCGACAACCTGACCGAACTGGCCCAGGCGCTCGCCGCCTTCGCCACGGATCTGGGCGACGCGCTGAACACCGTCACCGTGCTGACCATCAGCGAGTTCGGCCGGCGGGTGCAGGAGAACGCGTCGCGCGGCGCCGACCACGGCCACGGCAACGCGATGCTGCTGCTCGGCGGCGGCATCCGGGGCGGCCGGGTGTACGCGAACTGGCCGGGTCTGTCCCCCGGCGCGCTCGTCGCCGGCGATCTGGCCGCGACCACCGACTACCGGTCGGTGATCGGCGAGATCCTCCAGAAGCGGTGCGGGTTCGGCGCCCTCGACGGGGTGTTCCCCGGTGTGCGGCCGTCCGCGTTCGGCCTGGCAGCGGCGAAGTAGCTTCGGCGGGCCGCGGTGAGAAGGTTCGGTCCGTCTGCGGTGAAACAGCAAAGGGGGCCGGTCACCCGGCCCCCTTCACGCGAACTGGTTGCTTACCTCGCGCCGGCGGTGCGGCGCTTGGACCAGACGTCGAAGGCGACCGCGGCGAGCAGGACCGCGCCCTTGACGAACATGACGGTTTCGGTCTGCCAGCCGAGCAGGCCGGCGCCGTTGTTGATGACGCCCATGATCAGGCCGCCGGTGATCGCGCCGACGACCTTGCCGACGCCGCCCTGGACCGCGGCGCCGCCGATGAAGGCGGCCGCGATGGCGTCGAGCTCGAAGCTGTTGCCGGCGGTCGGGCCGGCCAGGTTGAGGCGGCCGGCGAAGATGATGCCGGCGACGGCGGAGAGCACGCCCATGTTGACGAACAGCCAGAACACGACCGACTTGACCTTGACGCCGGAGAGCGTGGCGGCCTGCAGGTTGCCGCCGACGGCGTAGATCTGGCGGCCGAAGACGGCCCGGTTGGTGACCAGGGTGTAGCCGACCACCAGGACGGCGAGCAGGACGAGGACCCAGGGCAGGTTGCGGAACCGGGCGAGCTGCACGACGACGAACATGACGAGGACGGCCGGGACGGCGACCTTGGTGATGAACAGCCACATCGGGTCGACGGTCTGGTGGTAGCGGATCCGGGCGGCCCGGGAGCGCCACTGCACGGCGACCATGCCGACCACGACGAGCAGGCCGACGATGATGCTGAACGCGTCGGCGCCGCCGAGCGGGCCGAGGGCGACGTTTTTCAGGAAGCCGGGGGTGAAGCCGTTGGCGAGGGTGCGGATGTCGTCCGGGAACGGGCCGATGCCCTGGTTGCCCAGGATGCGGTAGGTGACGGCACGGAACAGGAGCATGCCGGCCAGGGTGACGATGAAGGCGGGGATGCCGAAGTAGGCCACCCAGTAGCCCTGCCAGGCGCCGACCAGCGCGCCGAAGACCAGCGTCGCGAGGATCGCGATCGGCCAGGGCAGATCCCAGTTGACCATCATCACCGCGGCGAACGCGCCGGACGCGGCGACCACCGACCCCACCGACAGGTCGATGTGCCCGGCGATGATGATCAGCACCATGCCGATCGCGAGGACCAGGATGTAGCTGTACTGCACGATGATGTTGCTGAGGTTCTGCGGGGCGAGCAGGTCGCCGCCGGTCAGCGCGGTGAAGATGACGATCGTCAGCGCGAGGGCGATGTAGATGCCGCTCTGCTTCAGGTCGAAGTTGATCTTCCGGGGCGCCTGGTCCTGGGCACCGGCCGGTCCTTTGTCCATGGACACATCGGCATTGGTGGGTGCGACGGTCACGGCGCCACCTCCTGTTCTTCTTTCGTCATGAGAGTCATCAGGCTCTCCTGGGTGGCCTCGGCACGCGGCACCTCGCCGGTGATCCGGCCGGCCGAGAGGGTGTAGATACGGTCGCAGATCCCGAGCAGCTCGGGCAGCTCGGACGAGATGACCAGGATGGCTTTACCCTCGTCGGCGAGCCGGTTGATGATCGTGTAGATCTCGTACTTCGCGCCGACGTCGATACCGCGGGTGGGCTCGTCGAGGATCAGCACGTCCGGATCCGTGAAGATCCACTTGGAGAGCACGACCTTCTGCTGGTTACCGCCGGAGAGCTTGCCGACGACCGACTCGACGCTCGGCGCCTTGATGTTCATGCTGGCCCGGAACTCGTCGGCGACCTTGCGCTCCTCGTTGCCGTCGACCCAGCCGGCGTTGGCGAGCTTGCTCAGCCCGGCCGCGGACACGTTGCGCTTGATGTCCTCGATCAGGTTGAGGCCGTACCGCTTACGGTCCTCGGTGGCGTACGCGATGCCGTGGTCGATCGCCTCGCGTACCGTCCGGGCCTGGATCTCCTTGCCGTCCTTGATCAGCTTGCCGGAGATGTTGACCCCGTAGGACCGGCCGAACACGCTCATCGCCAGCTCGGTGCGGCCCGCGCCCATCAGGCCGGCCAGCCCGACGATCTCGCCGCGGCGCAGCGTCAGGTTCGCCTTGCGGACCAGCGCGCGGTCCGACTGCGTGGGGCTGTAGACGGTCCAGTCCTCGATCCGCAGGATCTCCTCGCCGATCGTCGGCTCGTGATCCGGGTACCGGTTCTCCAGACTGCGGCCGACCATGCCCGCGATGATCTTCTCCTCGGAGAGGTTCTCGATCTCGTCGGTCCAGATCGTCTTGCCGTCACGCAGAATGGTGACCCGATCCGAGATTCCCATCACCTCGTTGAGCTTGTGCGAGATGATGACGCAGGTGATGCCCTCGTCACGGAGACCGCGGAGCAGACCGAGCAGGTGCTCCGAGTCGGCGTCGTTGAGCG
Above is a genomic segment from Actinoplanes ianthinogenes containing:
- a CDS encoding ROK family protein, which codes for MDQAETVLTPSSWVVVGLDNGGTCNNATVLDATGQFLVNNMVENPSRVLDGPESAVEALADAFAGILELTSTPLSLVRAVGLDTPGPASAHGVISSKGATNFNQVSWHGFDIRGALEARLGLPVIYNNDANAAALYAHHRHFGTAALETSSVAAIVGTGLGGGVVENGKVIRGAAGMAGELGHVQIPLHGVLEDDQPVPVCNCGFAGDVEAIASLTGIKNNLLPYWLTRFPEHPLAAEPIGKAAKLLRGYGEKEDPLAMAVFGQQAKAIGKLFTIAANFTDPSAYFLGGGVVEAAPHFRQWFLNTVRENTQLRDEQAKAATFALVADLDMAGARGAAVAALDAVANNPR
- a CDS encoding DUF1800 domain-containing protein, coding for MTTTRRTLLAGSAAITAGLIMETPAAAAEKTPGAAAEKTPARPTATQSSDPIAHLLRRATFGATPATLAEARKLGAAQWLDRQLNPRKIDDTACDQLLKRLPQAHATPAAVRAALPKDSYDGFRQLGQAIIARAAWSERQLFETVAGFWANHLHVAAPSSGVWDTRGDYDAQVIRKHTFGRFADMLKDAARHPAMLTYLDQRSSAKAHPNENYARELMELHTVGLAYDESDVRDAARLLTGMTVSKAGNYVYDASRHATGPVDILGFRHANPAADGESVALAFLDHLAKHPKTAELLARKLCVRFVADEPPAALVTRLAKVYLDNGTAIVPVLRALFTSAEFAAAAGQKVRTPFEDLVAAVRALGLKPEKDGTKGLSSLYDILVAAGNAPLRWAPPNGFPDAAAVWASPSAFLMRCNLHLNLAAGWYPKQLTRPADLLKSLVPALPATYGELVDALATRLIGARLPAAHTAAVLSVAGKLPTSAVDKNVAGHAPYLIALVLDAPSFQLR
- a CDS encoding DUF1501 domain-containing protein, translated to MKTELCCPELSRRAVLGAALTGLAGATLSTRVAFAAEGPAYTGDTLVVISLRGGFDGLSAIAPIGDPGYYQARPAIGVPKNLVIGGDGTFGLHPALAPILPLWKSGKLAAVHAVGQPNPTRSHFAAMEAMENAAPGTSIRSGWLDRMLGLTGATAPLAGVSLGHAMPARLMLGAADDVAMTGIDDFTLAGNDKRPMAAALRAMYADAPAALAAPARSADRALSATQQIKGLAYAVSSGAAYPGTELGAALRDVARLVKSKAGLVTAAVDCGDWDMHEGLGTVVKGQRMFDNLTELAQALAAFATDLGDALNTVTVLTISEFGRRVQENASRGADHGHGNAMLLLGGGIRGGRVYANWPGLSPGALVAGDLAATTDYRSVIGEILQKRCGFGALDGVFPGVRPSAFGLAAAK
- the mmsB gene encoding multiple monosaccharide ABC transporter permease, which codes for MTVAPTNADVSMDKGPAGAQDQAPRKINFDLKQSGIYIALALTIVIFTALTGGDLLAPQNLSNIIVQYSYILVLAIGMVLIIIAGHIDLSVGSVVAASGAFAAVMMVNWDLPWPIAILATLVFGALVGAWQGYWVAYFGIPAFIVTLAGMLLFRAVTYRILGNQGIGPFPDDIRTLANGFTPGFLKNVALGPLGGADAFSIIVGLLVVVGMVAVQWRSRAARIRYHQTVDPMWLFITKVAVPAVLVMFVVVQLARFRNLPWVLVLLAVLVVGYTLVTNRAVFGRQIYAVGGNLQAATLSGVKVKSVVFWLFVNMGVLSAVAGIIFAGRLNLAGPTAGNSFELDAIAAAFIGGAAVQGGVGKVVGAITGGLIMGVINNGAGLLGWQTETVMFVKGAVLLAAVAFDVWSKRRTAGAR
- the mmsA gene encoding multiple monosaccharide ABC transporter ATP-binding protein, with product MTDTILRMSGITKTFPGVKALQDVNLEVRRGEILAICGENGAGKSTLMKVLSGVYPHGTYDGDIEFEGEPCHFSGIRDSEHRGIVIIHQELALASNLSIAENIFLGNERAKHGWINWNETNAAADELLRRVGLNESAVTPVIELGVGKQQLVEIAKALSKDVKLLILDEPTAALNDADSEHLLGLLRGLRDEGITCVIISHKLNEVMGISDRVTILRDGKTIWTDEIENLSEEKIIAGMVGRSLENRYPDHEPTIGEEILRIEDWTVYSPTQSDRALVRKANLTLRRGEIVGLAGLMGAGRTELAMSVFGRSYGVNISGKLIKDGKEIQARTVREAIDHGIAYATEDRKRYGLNLIEDIKRNVSAAGLSKLANAGWVDGNEERKVADEFRASMNIKAPSVESVVGKLSGGNQQKVVLSKWIFTDPDVLILDEPTRGIDVGAKYEIYTIINRLADEGKAILVISSELPELLGICDRIYTLSAGRITGEVPRAEATQESLMTLMTKEEQEVAP